ATACCCAGAAGTGGACGCGCCCGCCGTGGTTCACGCGCTTCACCTGGGATTTCGAGACGAGCCTCGGCGAGAACAAGCCCCATTGGGGCCGTTGGCGCGATGGCATGGGCGTGGATACGGAACGCGCCAAGCTGTTTGGCCGAACGGTCGATCTCATCGGAAAGCGCCTCGCGGCCTACGGCAAAGGACAGGAGCGCTTCGGCCTCATTCACTGCGACCTGCGCCTTGCCAATCTCCTCATCGATGGTGATGCCGTGAAGGTCATCGACTTTGATGACTGCGGTTTCGGCTGGTACATGTACGATGCCGCAACGCCCGTCTCGTTCTACGAGCACGAGCCACAGGTGCCGGGCCTGATCGAGAGCTGGAAGACAGGCTACCGCCGCGTCATCAACCTGTCGAAGGAAGATGAAGCGGAAATTCCCACCTTCGTGATGCTGCGGCGCCTGCTGCTGGTGGCCTGGATCGGTTCGCACCACGAAACCGACCTCGCGAAATCCATGGGCCTGCCCTATACGGAGGGCACACTGGGCCTATGCGAAAACTATCTCCGCACCGTCTCCTGAGCGTGCCTGCGGCAATCTTGGACGCGACACCGCCGGCGAATGGTTTTACCTTTTGGCCACAACAGGTGAAACCATGACCCAGCCATCCGCCCATCCCGACGACCCCCACTATCTCATGCGCAGCGGCTGGCTCCGCGCCGCCGTGCTGGGCGCCAACGATGGCATCGTCTCCACATCGTCGCTGGTCGTGGGCGTTGCCGCCGCTGATCCCAATCCCACGGCGGTGCTCATTGCAGGCGTTGCCGGATTGGCGGCCGGTGCCATGTCCATGGCTGCGGGCGAATATGTCTCTGTCTCCTCGCAATCCGATATCGAGAAGGCTGATATTGCCCGCGAGATGCAGGCCCTGGAGGATTCACCGGAAGAGGAGCTGGAAGAACTGGCGGCCATCTACCGCGAACGCGGTCTCAGCGATAAAACCGCACTCCTCGTCGCCCGCGAACTTCACGAGAAGGATGCGCTCGCGGCCCATGTGCGGGACGAACTGGGCCTTTCGGAAGTGCATGTCGCAAATCCCTTGCAGGCAGCGCTGGCCTCCGGCGTCACCTTCAGCATTGCCGCCGCCATTCCCGTGCTGGCCGCGATCTTCGCGCCTGCCGCAACGATCATCCCCGTTGTGCTGGTCGTGTCCGTCATCACCCTTGCGATCCTCGGTGCGTTGGGTGCGAAGGCCGGTGCGGCACCCATGGCTCCCGCCGTGATGCGGGTGGTGTTGTGGGGCGTCTTCGCCATGGCCGTCACGGCAGGTGTCGGCAAGCTGTTCGGTATCGCCGTCTAGCTCTCAAGGAAGGCACACACCGCCTCGCGGAATCGCGGCCATGCCTCGTCCTTCTCCAGGATGAGATGGTTCTTGCCTTCAAGACCGACGAATGACGAGTTGGGAATACGGGCCGCAATCCGGCGGCCCTCCTCGAACGGCTGCATGGCATCCTCCCGGCAATGCAGCACAAGCGTGGGCGCCTTCACCTGCTCCAGCAGGTGCGTGACATCCAGCATGTCCGACACGCTGCGGATGCGCACGGCATTGGCAGGCGACGTGGTGATCCGTTGCAGATTGTTGAACCAGTCCACCTGCTCGGCACTTCCGCCCGGAACGAAGTTGGACGTGAAGACCTGGCGGAATGCCGGGTTCTCCTGTCCCCATCCCGCGCGCATCAGCGTCAGCATGGCATCGATGAGTTCATTGTCCTGAGGCGAACCGCGTAGCCTGCGGCCCAGCGCAAAGCCACCATAGAGCACAAGCTTCTTTACCCGTTCGGGATGCTTGACCGCATAGGCGATGCTGACGGCGCATCCTTGCGAGGCACCGAACAGCGAGAAGGTCTCCAGCCCCGCAGCATCCACGACGGACTCGAGATCGCGTACGAAGGCATCGAATGAAATCTCGTCCACGTCCCAATCCGACAGCCCGTTGCCGCGCGCGTCGTAGCGCGTGAGCTGCCACTTGCTCGCCATCCACTTCAGGAGATGACTCCACACCGGGCCATCCCAATCATGTTCAAGATGGTTCAGCCAATTGCCGGCTTTCACCAGCGGTTCGCCATCGCCAACGGTGGAATAGGCGATGCGGACATTGTCCGGAGTTTCACAAAACCGTATCTCTTGTGTGCTCGCAGGACGGATGACCGCTGGTGCGCTCCCTTCCGAAGGTGACAAGTTTTCACCATTCGCAGGCGCGGCGTCGCCGACAAAACGGTAGCCCCGGCGCGGAACGGTCTTGATCATCGTCTGGCTCTGGCCGGAGTCACCAAGCGCCGCGCGGGCTGCATTGATTCGGCTGGTCAGCGTCGAGAGTGACACGACACGTCCCTGCCACACGGCATCGAAGATCTGCTCCTGGCTCACCACGCGGTCCTGGTTGTTCACAAGAAAGGCGATGAGATCAAGGACTTGCGGTTCCACTGGCACGGCAGACCCGTCCCGCCGCAACTCGCGGCGTTCCATATCAAGTTCAAATGTGGAGAAGCGGAACGACACAAGTTGCCTCTGTGATGGAGCCCCGCAGCCGCCTTATGGAGCGAATCTGGCCGCAATCTCAAGGCAAAATCAAGACAGCCTCAAAGTCTCGGCCCCGCGAAGCACCTAGACGACGCGCCATGAACTGCACGCCCCGGCCCGCACTGTCAGCATACCCTGCAGTTCTGACGCTGATCACGCGGGCCCTATCTGGAGACTGAAATGAAGTATGTTCTTATTTCTCTTGCGGCCCTCACGCTGTCGGCCAATCTCGCCGCCGCATCAACGTCCTACGGTGAAAGCGCCCGCGCCTCGGGTTATGATTGCGCCCGCTTCCAGTCGGCATCCGAAATCCAGCTGACGCCCGGCGCCATGGAGGTCTGCCATGACCGCTATGTGCAGCTGCGGATGCTCCACGAGAACAACGACAAGGGCAACAACAACCGCAGCCGCAGCTAAGCGGCCACGGTGAAACGACGTTGGCCTTGATGCCCCCCGTCGGGCCAACGGATTTGCGGCCCGGATTGAACTCCGGGCCGTTTTTCGTCGCGTGTCAGGCCTGCGCCAGTGCGTCGAGGCTTTCCGGCAGGATCTGTCCGCCATCGACGATGATCGTCTGCCCCGTGACGTAGCCTGCTTCCTTCGATGCGAAATAAAGTGCGGCGTGGCCGATGTCGTCCACCGTGCCGAGCTTCTTCAGCGGAATCGAGTTTGCCATGGACTGCTGATAGGCCTCGCCCATCTCGATCAGGCCTTCCGTCAGGATGTTGCCCGGCATGACGGCGTTCACGGTGATTCCGT
The nucleotide sequence above comes from Hyphomicrobiales bacterium. Encoded proteins:
- a CDS encoding phosphotransferase enzyme family protein; amino-acid sequence: MADFDALTHEQQLPILLELAEAATRLYDLPSPLTVKLLNISENATYKVEAGDGRRWALRIHRDGYHSKTAIASELAWLIDLRNTGVVTTPVPVKGRDGELIQLLGHKTMPRPRNIVLSQWETGAEPGIGEDLSKPFEVLGEVTARMHLHTQKWTRPPWFTRFTWDFETSLGENKPHWGRWRDGMGVDTERAKLFGRTVDLIGKRLAAYGKGQERFGLIHCDLRLANLLIDGDAVKVIDFDDCGFGWYMYDAATPVSFYEHEPQVPGLIESWKTGYRRVINLSKEDEAEIPTFVMLRRLLLVAWIGSHHETDLAKSMGLPYTEGTLGLCENYLRTVS
- a CDS encoding VIT family protein; protein product: MTQPSAHPDDPHYLMRSGWLRAAVLGANDGIVSTSSLVVGVAAADPNPTAVLIAGVAGLAAGAMSMAAGEYVSVSSQSDIEKADIAREMQALEDSPEEELEELAAIYRERGLSDKTALLVARELHEKDALAAHVRDELGLSEVHVANPLQAALASGVTFSIAAAIPVLAAIFAPAATIIPVVLVVSVITLAILGALGAKAGAAPMAPAVMRVVLWGVFAMAVTAGVGKLFGIAV
- a CDS encoding alpha/beta fold hydrolase, translated to MERRELRRDGSAVPVEPQVLDLIAFLVNNQDRVVSQEQIFDAVWQGRVVSLSTLTSRINAARAALGDSGQSQTMIKTVPRRGYRFVGDAAPANGENLSPSEGSAPAVIRPASTQEIRFCETPDNVRIAYSTVGDGEPLVKAGNWLNHLEHDWDGPVWSHLLKWMASKWQLTRYDARGNGLSDWDVDEISFDAFVRDLESVVDAAGLETFSLFGASQGCAVSIAYAVKHPERVKKLVLYGGFALGRRLRGSPQDNELIDAMLTLMRAGWGQENPAFRQVFTSNFVPGGSAEQVDWFNNLQRITTSPANAVRIRSVSDMLDVTHLLEQVKAPTLVLHCREDAMQPFEEGRRIAARIPNSSFVGLEGKNHLILEKDEAWPRFREAVCAFLES